A window of Pyrobaculum aerophilum str. IM2 contains these coding sequences:
- a CDS encoding MogA/MoaB family molybdenum cofactor biosynthesis protein, protein MAHEHHRRQGPSTARFYIITVSTSRYREKMSGGSPRDESGDLAVEMAREAGHEVVGRDLIPDDMYVIRRRILELVSRDDLDVIVLTGGTGLTKTDVTIEAVRPLFEKEIEGFGDVFRYFSVQEVGAAAFLTRATAGVINGKAVFLLPGSPNAVKTGMKIILQEISHLLYLIK, encoded by the coding sequence ATGGCCCACGAGCACCACAGAAGACAAGGCCCCAGCACTGCCAGATTTTATATAATTACAGTGAGCACTTCGAGATACAGAGAGAAGATGTCCGGCGGCTCGCCAAGAGACGAGTCAGGCGACTTAGCCGTAGAGATGGCAAGGGAGGCTGGGCACGAAGTGGTGGGGCGCGATTTAATCCCTGACGACATGTATGTAATTAGGCGCAGAATTCTCGAATTAGTCTCCAGAGACGATTTAGACGTAATTGTGCTCACCGGCGGCACCGGGCTTACAAAGACTGACGTGACTATTGAGGCCGTGAGGCCTCTCTTTGAGAAGGAAATCGAGGGCTTTGGCGATGTGTTTCGATACTTCAGCGTCCAGGAAGTAGGCGCGGCTGCCTTTCTTACCAGGGCCACTGCAGGGGTCATAAACGGCAAGGCCGTTTTTCTACTCCCCGGCTCGCCTAATGCCGTAAAGACGGGCATGAAGATAATTTTACAAGAAATATCACACCTCTTGTATTTAATAAAATGA
- the hisH gene encoding imidazole glycerol phosphate synthase subunit HisH has product MIVGVVDYTVGNIGSVLTALKRAGAVPVVVKGVEEAGRVDAVVLPGVGTYEAAYALARQFKEVVLEKPTLAICLGMQLLFESSEEGGGQGLGVFKGRVERIKARKVPNIGWRYTHVVKNSEIIAEGYYYYLHSYGVRWGENEAYTAYIKLEEKYVAAVERGHIIGVQFHPERSGRTGLELIKRFLAVAKR; this is encoded by the coding sequence GTGATCGTCGGCGTAGTGGACTATACCGTCGGGAACATTGGGAGCGTGCTAACGGCTTTGAAAAGAGCTGGGGCGGTGCCTGTGGTGGTTAAAGGAGTTGAGGAGGCTGGGCGCGTGGACGCCGTGGTGTTGCCGGGGGTTGGGACTTACGAGGCGGCTTACGCCCTGGCCCGCCAGTTTAAAGAGGTGGTGTTGGAAAAGCCCACGCTTGCCATTTGTCTCGGCATGCAGCTCCTTTTCGAGTCCAGCGAAGAGGGAGGGGGGCAGGGACTGGGCGTTTTTAAAGGCCGCGTTGAGAGAATAAAGGCGAGGAAAGTCCCAAACATAGGATGGCGGTATACCCACGTGGTCAAGAACAGCGAAATTATTGCCGAGGGCTATTATTACTACCTCCACAGCTACGGCGTCCGTTGGGGCGAAAACGAGGCCTACACTGCCTATATTAAGCTGGAGGAAAAATATGTGGCGGCTGTCGAAAGGGGGCATATTATTGGCGTGCAATTCCACCCTGAAAGGAGCGGCAGGACCGGCCTGGAGCTTATCAAGCGGTTTCTAGCCGTGGCGAAGAGATAA
- a CDS encoding LOG family protein has product MRQIAVAIHSNYLPGLAEKAEKFIKALAERCPDAVLLVGGYWGHMKDVVDVALRNGLRVVAVLPIEREDVHLPREVIVLRTGCEYRCRSVVMVRSADAVAVLGGGVGTAIEAFMAYAMGRPVFILSNVGAHTDRLKEAYPEYFDERKAVKIVYVDDPVKMAELVCAAEGGVKTDFG; this is encoded by the coding sequence ATGAGACAAATCGCCGTAGCAATTCACAGCAATTATCTACCTGGCCTAGCTGAGAAAGCTGAGAAATTTATAAAGGCCCTAGCAGAGCGCTGTCCAGACGCAGTGCTCCTAGTCGGGGGCTATTGGGGCCATATGAAAGACGTCGTTGACGTTGCGTTGAGAAATGGGCTAAGAGTCGTGGCTGTCTTGCCAATTGAGAGGGAGGACGTCCACCTCCCCCGTGAAGTCATTGTACTACGCACTGGCTGTGAATACCGATGTAGGTCGGTGGTAATGGTGCGCTCGGCAGACGCCGTGGCGGTATTGGGAGGCGGCGTTGGGACGGCTATTGAGGCATTTATGGCATACGCCATGGGGAGGCCTGTATTTATACTGAGTAACGTGGGGGCTCATACCGATCGCCTAAAAGAGGCATATCCAGAGTATTTCGACGAGCGAAAGGCCGTTAAAATAGTGTATGTCGATGACCCTGTTAAGATGGCCGAGTTAGTCTGCGCTGCAGAGGGGGGCGTTAAGACGGACTTCGGCTAG
- a CDS encoding aminotransferase — MVDLSGTWIKPDDLGIVASVHEAVIREFGKKALQYTDTAGAPEPREELKKLLMRLGFTKHEVFFTASLADSLRIIADVHLDEGDCILPEDPTQREVIIYAKCGRPKAVYIQPFWRNPDGYIYQPSELKKAADSAPLAIYDLTYGLLEGEIPYVPEMAVAVGALDVLFPGLQLAFVAVPQSLAQYYINRIEAAYLHPPTYMQYLFYAVINTGAAYAILKMLKRRQEVVKERLEAATTPYFAWTKRGKAIFLRHGALPGSEFSWRGQFGEYVRLGLTSATEEELADFLSEIPV, encoded by the coding sequence ATGGTTGACCTCAGCGGCACTTGGATAAAGCCAGACGACTTGGGCATAGTTGCGTCTGTACACGAGGCTGTAATACGCGAGTTCGGCAAAAAGGCGCTTCAATATACCGATACGGCGGGAGCCCCTGAGCCCAGGGAGGAGCTTAAGAAGTTGTTAATGCGCCTCGGCTTTACTAAACACGAAGTGTTTTTCACAGCCAGCCTTGCGGACAGTCTGAGAATTATCGCAGACGTTCACTTAGACGAGGGGGATTGTATATTGCCTGAGGATCCCACGCAGAGAGAGGTAATTATATACGCGAAATGCGGCAGGCCTAAGGCAGTTTATATACAGCCCTTTTGGAGAAATCCAGACGGATATATTTACCAGCCGAGTGAGTTGAAAAAAGCCGCGGACTCCGCGCCTCTGGCAATTTACGACTTGACCTACGGCTTATTAGAGGGGGAGATCCCGTACGTCCCCGAAATGGCAGTGGCTGTGGGGGCCTTGGACGTTTTATTCCCAGGGCTACAGCTGGCCTTTGTGGCAGTGCCGCAGAGCCTAGCGCAGTATTATATAAACAGAATAGAGGCGGCGTACCTGCACCCGCCGACATATATGCAGTATTTATTCTACGCCGTGATAAACACGGGGGCCGCCTACGCAATTCTCAAGATGTTAAAGAGGCGCCAGGAGGTGGTGAAAGAACGCTTAGAGGCCGCGACAACTCCCTATTTCGCGTGGACTAAGCGCGGCAAGGCAATTTTTTTAAGACACGGCGCACTGCCGGGTAGTGAGTTCTCCTGGAGGGGCCAGTTCGGGGAGTACGTTAGACTGGGCCTCACTTCTGCGACAGAGGAAGAGCTCGCCGACTTCCTATCCGAAATTCCTGTCTAA
- the tmk gene encoding dTMP kinase encodes MAFVAIEGIDGSGKSTVISLLEKKLPRVYATREPSSGPIGRLIKEWALKGGSVDPHVDALLFAADRIEHYKREIEPRVREGYIVISERYIESSIAYQGAAGVSREFVKYINSLVPKPDLTIILDVDPSIAEARIRQRGGAEKYEYLSFLRKVREIYLARAAEEGYPVIDASRRPEEVAADVAELIKRVVRFK; translated from the coding sequence ATGGCCTTCGTCGCAATAGAGGGAATTGATGGCAGCGGAAAGAGCACGGTGATCTCGCTCCTTGAGAAAAAACTGCCGAGGGTATACGCCACGCGGGAGCCGAGCTCGGGCCCCATAGGCAGGCTGATAAAAGAATGGGCCTTAAAAGGGGGGAGCGTGGATCCCCATGTTGACGCCCTCCTCTTCGCCGCAGACCGCATAGAGCATTACAAGCGCGAGATAGAGCCCCGGGTGAGGGAGGGGTATATAGTAATAAGCGAGCGGTATATAGAATCCTCAATAGCTTACCAGGGGGCGGCGGGCGTGTCGAGAGAGTTTGTAAAATATATAAACTCTCTAGTGCCGAAGCCCGATTTAACTATAATACTAGACGTCGACCCCTCAATTGCAGAGGCGAGAATTAGGCAGAGGGGAGGGGCTGAGAAGTACGAATACCTCTCCTTCCTAAGAAAGGTTAGAGAGATATATTTGGCCAGGGCGGCCGAGGAGGGCTACCCCGTGATAGACGCCTCCAGGAGGCCCGAGGAAGTGGCGGCGGACGTCGCCGAGTTGATTAAACGGGTAGTGCGCTTTAAATAA
- the hisG gene encoding ATP phosphoribosyltransferase, whose translation MLLAVPSKGRLQEPTLKLLEAVGIRPLASDERALVVPTSWSDVNLIRARPEDIPYLVESGRVWAGITGHDYVVESGSNVAEVLELEFGRGKLVVAVPRSSGITSVEDLPPGARIATKFVNIAYNYFAELGKRVRIIRVTGSVEVLPQLGIADAILDVMATGTTLEVHGLVPIATVLETSARLVVNPQYVEHDLTKKLVTFIKGFYAAQGKKMVFLNVPASRLDAVLAVLPAMEAPSVTKLAKGDVYEVFSVVPEDVLPDLVMKLKEAGARDIVITPIEKLIV comes from the coding sequence ATGCTGTTGGCAGTTCCCAGTAAAGGCAGGTTACAAGAGCCGACTTTAAAACTGTTAGAGGCCGTCGGCATCAGGCCTTTAGCCTCCGACGAGAGGGCATTAGTAGTGCCCACGTCTTGGAGCGACGTCAATCTCATAAGGGCAAGGCCCGAGGACATACCCTACTTAGTGGAAAGCGGGCGGGTGTGGGCAGGCATTACAGGACACGACTACGTAGTGGAGTCGGGCTCTAACGTAGCCGAGGTTCTAGAGCTGGAATTCGGCAGGGGGAAGCTTGTGGTGGCAGTGCCTAGGTCAAGCGGGATAACGTCTGTAGAGGATCTGCCGCCTGGGGCCCGCATCGCCACTAAGTTCGTAAATATTGCGTATAACTACTTCGCAGAGCTGGGCAAGAGAGTCCGCATAATTAGAGTAACAGGGTCTGTGGAGGTGCTCCCGCAGTTGGGCATCGCCGACGCCATACTTGACGTAATGGCCACGGGCACAACTCTAGAGGTACACGGCCTCGTCCCAATAGCCACTGTGTTGGAGACCTCTGCGAGGCTTGTGGTAAATCCGCAGTATGTAGAACACGACTTGACTAAGAAACTCGTCACTTTCATAAAGGGCTTCTACGCGGCCCAGGGAAAGAAGATGGTGTTTTTAAACGTGCCTGCGTCGAGGCTAGATGCCGTTTTGGCGGTTCTCCCGGCAATGGAGGCCCCCAGCGTGACAAAACTCGCCAAAGGCGACGTATACGAAGTCTTTTCGGTTGTGCCAGAGGATGTACTGCCCGACCTCGTCATGAAGCTTAAAGAGGCTGGGGCAAGAGATATCGTAATCACGCCGATAGAGAAGCTAATTGTCTGA
- a CDS encoding PaRep2a protein: MAEYGEKYAEPLISEYSLRRAFWWEGEWRGRQCPVS; the protein is encoded by the coding sequence TTGGCTGAGTACGGCGAAAAATACGCAGAACCGCTAATCAGCGAATACTCCCTCAGGCGCGCATTTTGGTGGGAAGGGGAGTGGAGGGGGAGGCAATGTCCTGTTTCGTAA
- a CDS encoding polyamine ABC transporter substrate-binding protein: MVTRRKLLIAVGAVVALVAVGGGILYISRPPESQRGAATTSPPQTTTRGGRLAVYNYSYFIDPDLIPEFEKEYGIEVIYKEFESGEEAYAALLRGGGGYDLIVVPDAYLKDVIKGGYVRKVDHNKLSNLNNIDPAFFNNPNDPGLQYSVPYAFGTTGFAVNYYAMRADVGRLEKWSDLFDFAILEKIKNRVAMLEEFVEPIMAAKYALNLDPDDWSDEAVNKIIDLLRRQKPYIRGYLGISQIVDPLAAGELWVSQIWSGDALTVRDKFIEKFGEENAAKFEYVLPKPKTHRWVDFMVIPRDAKNVEGAYLFIDFILRPENSARITMASYYPTAVKKQLLEKYLDPDILNDPTVFPPETASLIYLNYTEEMIKAVEKISYAVKG, encoded by the coding sequence ATGGTAACAAGGCGTAAACTCCTAATTGCCGTTGGCGCCGTGGTGGCCTTAGTCGCCGTTGGCGGCGGAATACTTTATATAAGCAGACCGCCCGAGTCCCAGAGAGGCGCCGCGACTACCTCGCCGCCTCAGACGACTACGAGAGGGGGGCGGCTGGCCGTGTATAACTATTCTTATTTTATCGACCCGGATCTCATACCGGAGTTTGAGAAGGAGTACGGAATTGAGGTGATTTATAAAGAATTTGAAAGCGGCGAAGAGGCCTACGCCGCCTTGCTCAGAGGCGGAGGGGGTTATGACTTAATTGTTGTCCCCGACGCTTATCTTAAAGACGTGATAAAGGGCGGGTACGTGAGAAAGGTGGATCACAACAAACTGTCTAATCTCAACAATATCGACCCGGCCTTTTTCAATAACCCCAACGACCCCGGCCTTCAATACTCCGTGCCTTACGCCTTTGGCACCACGGGCTTTGCAGTTAACTACTACGCGATGAGGGCCGACGTGGGGAGGCTGGAGAAGTGGTCTGACCTTTTCGACTTCGCAATACTGGAAAAGATTAAAAACAGAGTGGCCATGTTGGAGGAATTCGTCGAGCCTATTATGGCCGCTAAATATGCCTTAAATCTAGATCCTGACGATTGGAGCGACGAGGCGGTGAATAAAATAATAGACCTACTGAGGAGGCAGAAGCCCTATATCAGAGGCTATCTCGGCATAAGCCAAATTGTGGACCCGCTAGCCGCCGGAGAGCTGTGGGTTTCCCAGATATGGTCGGGAGACGCCCTCACCGTTAGGGACAAGTTTATTGAAAAATTCGGCGAGGAAAACGCCGCTAAGTTTGAATACGTACTGCCTAAACCCAAGACGCACAGGTGGGTGGACTTCATGGTAATCCCCCGCGACGCGAAAAACGTAGAAGGCGCGTATCTGTTTATCGACTTTATACTCAGGCCGGAGAACTCCGCGAGGATTACAATGGCATCCTATTACCCCACTGCTGTTAAGAAACAGCTCTTGGAGAAATACCTAGATCCAGACATTCTTAACGACCCGACGGTGTTTCCGCCTGAAACGGCCAGTCTAATATACTTAAACTACACTGAGGAGATGATAAAGGCCGTGGAGAAGATTAGCTACGCTGTTAAGGGTTAA
- a CDS encoding CPBP family intramembrane glutamic endopeptidase, which yields MIILIAVAFIISVVIFAIVKPAACFALYAGAALYALYLPAGLLVKWKLSKGFPIAFLVYFLSLIAAGLLVLSIPQIGEEFFKIREAQARYYSLAYQCPIGKLITTLQAVFLAPLVEEVIFRGILFEETRRALGTAPAYFVSSLAFALLHYPGLGALPIFIIALSLAFAYQRYGLPASVMIHAFQNTVATLFFY from the coding sequence GTGATAATATTAATAGCAGTGGCGTTTATAATAAGCGTCGTTATATTTGCAATTGTAAAGCCCGCCGCCTGCTTTGCCTTGTACGCAGGGGCGGCTCTATACGCCCTTTATCTCCCCGCGGGTTTGTTAGTAAAGTGGAAGCTGTCAAAAGGCTTCCCCATAGCATTTCTAGTATATTTTTTGTCTCTAATCGCAGCCGGCCTTCTAGTCCTGTCAATACCCCAGATAGGGGAAGAGTTCTTTAAAATCAGAGAGGCACAAGCCCGTTACTACTCTCTTGCTTATCAATGCCCCATCGGCAAGTTAATAACAACTCTACAAGCGGTCTTCCTGGCGCCTTTAGTGGAGGAGGTGATCTTCAGGGGGATTCTCTTTGAAGAGACTAGGCGGGCCCTTGGTACGGCGCCTGCATATTTTGTCTCATCTCTGGCCTTTGCCCTGCTCCACTACCCAGGGCTCGGCGCTCTCCCAATATTTATCATCGCGCTGTCATTGGCATTTGCCTACCAACGGTACGGCTTGCCGGCCAGCGTTATGATACACGCATTTCAAAACACAGTAGCCACGCTTTTTTTCTACTAG
- a CDS encoding DUF99 family protein — MAIAESFQLSDGYSVYAGVRARRDGVVEDAAFALAKIGGTDGTSAASKILEALLRRDVSLVMLDGCIVSFYNWVDGEALYAKFKKPVACYVFEEPEGRVEEAVRKLFTDWEVRIEAIKKLGPPTVYYTKSGYKIYIRAWGIDPVDAGRAAEYCTGFGKIPEPLRVAKIIAGAARQFLKTLGKFRFLW, encoded by the coding sequence GTGGCAATTGCAGAGAGCTTTCAGCTAAGTGACGGATACTCTGTATATGCAGGAGTTAGGGCTAGGCGCGACGGAGTGGTTGAAGACGCGGCGTTTGCGCTGGCGAAAATAGGCGGCACAGACGGCACCTCCGCGGCTTCTAAGATCTTAGAGGCGTTACTCCGCCGCGATGTAAGCCTCGTCATGTTAGACGGCTGCATAGTCTCCTTCTACAACTGGGTTGACGGGGAGGCCCTATACGCCAAGTTTAAAAAACCTGTGGCGTGTTACGTATTTGAAGAGCCTGAGGGCCGGGTGGAGGAGGCGGTGAGAAAACTATTTACAGATTGGGAGGTAAGAATTGAGGCGATAAAAAAGCTGGGCCCCCCAACTGTTTATTACACAAAGAGCGGCTATAAAATATACATTCGAGCCTGGGGGATAGATCCAGTCGACGCGGGGAGGGCGGCAGAGTACTGCACAGGTTTCGGAAAAATCCCAGAGCCCCTCCGCGTTGCTAAAATCATCGCCGGGGCCGCGAGGCAATTTTTAAAAACTTTAGGGAAATTCCGGTTTTTATGGTAA
- a CDS encoding magnesium-dependent phosphatase-1 produces the protein MLIALDLDGTVWDHHDISSLYPPFKRVSPLKIQDNRGAEVTLRKHVRDFLQWARNSGHIITTLSWNDFQVAYQALRAFEIDAYFHYLVIEPHPRKDKMLYYLLRRIKAERGVEIKPQDIVYIDDRDIHIREIWENIGPVRFIQFGIDVKCFLEIIPLLSA, from the coding sequence ATGCTCATCGCGTTAGATCTCGACGGAACAGTCTGGGATCACCACGACATCTCCTCTCTCTACCCGCCCTTCAAACGCGTATCCCCGTTAAAAATCCAAGACAACCGCGGCGCTGAAGTGACGTTGAGAAAGCATGTAAGAGACTTCTTGCAATGGGCCAGAAACAGCGGCCACATTATCACCACTCTTTCGTGGAACGACTTTCAAGTAGCGTACCAAGCGCTTAGGGCATTTGAAATAGACGCGTATTTCCACTACTTAGTAATTGAGCCGCATCCGCGCAAGGACAAGATGCTATACTACTTACTGAGGCGTATTAAAGCCGAGAGAGGCGTGGAGATAAAACCCCAGGATATTGTCTATATTGACGACAGAGATATTCACATAAGGGAGATATGGGAGAACATAGGGCCTGTGCGCTTTATTCAATTTGGAATAGACGTCAAATGCTTTTTAGAAATCATCCCGTTGCTGTCAGCATAA
- a CDS encoding SCP2 sterol-binding domain-containing protein has protein sequence MFKPTQGWASGLCKNLQYEGAEGVFVIRAVNAPLEISKTGVLTLLLEFVGGKCSRALLAEGDQNGDYIIEGNYDVFMKIFEGSLPAFAAFALGKIRLVKGSLSRLADYMPLALAIVEEARRVAGYK, from the coding sequence ATGTTTAAACCAACTCAGGGGTGGGCCTCGGGGCTTTGTAAAAATTTGCAGTATGAAGGCGCAGAGGGCGTGTTTGTAATAAGGGCTGTGAACGCGCCTCTTGAGATTTCAAAAACCGGCGTATTAACCCTCTTATTAGAGTTTGTAGGCGGCAAATGCTCAAGAGCTCTACTGGCCGAGGGGGATCAAAATGGCGACTATATAATTGAGGGGAATTACGATGTTTTTATGAAAATCTTTGAAGGCTCATTGCCTGCGTTTGCCGCCTTCGCCCTCGGGAAAATACGTCTTGTAAAGGGCTCACTGTCCCGACTTGCTGACTACATGCCGTTAGCCTTGGCCATAGTGGAGGAGGCGAGGCGGGTTGCAGGATATAAATAG
- a CDS encoding pyridoxal phosphate-dependent aminotransferase, translating into MLLPEIDFAYDEPDVGYQKVRLHFNENLFLPEEYYRAVAAPLEPWEVRYYTDPNNKKLAAAIERYLGLPQGSVVITAGADEGLRLAMQLAAHMGRGIVIVEPTYGMARVVARQVGLRPQIATYGGDLSLDVDGILKLGAGAVYLCSPNNPTAHLVKEVEELAAKFNGLVILDSAYAEFAGYWRPRFYEYGNVAEVRTFSKAWGLAGLRVGYVVAYGKLAEALRALSPPHPISSLSAKIVERALEVGRPYVERSVEEVKEVREWVLPQIQAEKFAGPVNFVTLKVQEAEGVAGLLEKRGFVVRVLGGKPLCPACIRFTLAPRPIMERFLQALTAALNNRKQQTKPAGGV; encoded by the coding sequence GTGTTGTTGCCCGAAATAGACTTCGCCTACGACGAGCCCGACGTGGGCTATCAGAAGGTGAGGCTTCATTTTAACGAAAACCTCTTCTTGCCCGAGGAGTATTACAGGGCCGTCGCGGCGCCTCTCGAGCCCTGGGAAGTGCGGTACTACACCGATCCTAACAATAAGAAGTTGGCGGCGGCTATTGAGAGATATCTAGGCCTCCCGCAGGGCTCTGTTGTTATAACAGCTGGAGCTGACGAGGGGCTAAGGCTCGCCATGCAGTTGGCAGCCCACATGGGAAGAGGCATTGTAATTGTAGAGCCGACGTATGGAATGGCGCGGGTTGTGGCGAGGCAAGTGGGCTTACGGCCCCAAATTGCCACGTACGGCGGGGATTTATCACTAGACGTAGACGGCATATTGAAATTAGGAGCAGGCGCTGTATATTTATGCTCGCCCAACAACCCCACTGCGCATTTAGTCAAGGAGGTGGAGGAGCTGGCGGCCAAGTTTAACGGCTTGGTAATTTTAGACAGCGCGTATGCGGAATTTGCCGGCTACTGGAGGCCGAGGTTTTATGAATACGGAAACGTGGCCGAGGTGAGGACGTTTTCTAAGGCCTGGGGCCTTGCGGGGCTGAGAGTAGGCTATGTAGTAGCCTACGGGAAACTCGCCGAGGCTCTCAGAGCTCTATCGCCTCCCCACCCCATATCCTCTCTCTCCGCAAAAATAGTAGAGAGGGCCTTGGAGGTCGGGAGGCCTTATGTAGAGCGCTCAGTGGAAGAGGTAAAAGAAGTGAGGGAGTGGGTGTTGCCCCAAATACAAGCCGAGAAATTCGCCGGCCCTGTTAATTTCGTCACGCTTAAGGTCCAAGAGGCTGAGGGCGTCGCGGGTTTATTAGAGAAACGGGGGTTTGTGGTTAGAGTTCTGGGGGGAAAGCCTCTGTGCCCTGCGTGCATTAGGTTCACCCTCGCCCCCAGGCCTATAATGGAGCGCTTCTTACAAGCCCTCACAGCGGCGTTGAATAACAGAAAACAACAAACCAAACCCGCTGGGGGAGTTTAA
- a CDS encoding PaRep2b protein — protein MLEAVTPVLPTLHKLRDALAEFADAFRVVTREVIRAKFGVDWAYNIRNEMFFKKLNQIIAMAEDYVYRNVAVERGPLEIGWRWPKAIIRFKLGGEEVAYIIMYWTGNRPLAQFRGSREKAERLASVIRALGGEAEVKHVKGAGWVVQLYTDGITAIRHNGWLNAVRSFVDELKDKGLISDERYKQLVKEIETGPNVAKFAGVEFSAHYTNRGIQVNYQPRSEASKDAALNALKARGLKEGIHFTVKEYGGYEIRVADEFYAKALEALAHSGLREGEHYAVYGKRREIRVKAEQKDAAVNALKAAGLEEGKHFAAKWNGQYIIRITYDGLREIQRMALSGDVEAERFIRGLEDVLRRRYGDNAVKKLIEVLSPAREEGTLDLPLAVYDERGNVVARVVDLRYEFVKGKRKDKQPAGQPVSHCAGEDCRLRVVVEYELPSGERRQFKMEWYWKKQQKKKGKTTATYYLESARPTIKDDVEVAVVKALTKRKVEKGQVWLHADQLEALRRFKALKDAIDQWRAGKPQSKSSRDAGRSD, from the coding sequence TTGCTGGAGGCAGTAACGCCGGTGTTGCCCACTTTGCACAAGCTTAGGGACGCTCTGGCAGAATTCGCCGATGCGTTTAGAGTTGTTACGCGCGAAGTGATTAGGGCTAAATTCGGCGTTGACTGGGCATACAACATAAGGAACGAAATGTTTTTCAAAAAGCTAAACCAAATTATCGCAATGGCAGAGGACTACGTCTACAGAAACGTCGCCGTGGAGAGGGGACCGCTGGAGATAGGCTGGCGGTGGCCAAAAGCCATAATTCGCTTTAAGTTGGGCGGGGAGGAAGTGGCGTATATCATCATGTATTGGACGGGCAATAGGCCACTAGCCCAATTCCGCGGCTCCCGCGAAAAGGCGGAGCGTTTAGCCTCTGTTATTAGGGCCCTAGGCGGCGAAGCTGAGGTTAAGCACGTAAAGGGCGCCGGATGGGTAGTCCAGCTCTACACCGACGGCATTACTGCCATCCGCCACAACGGCTGGCTGAACGCGGTGAGGAGCTTTGTGGACGAGCTTAAAGACAAGGGGCTTATCAGCGATGAGAGGTATAAACAGCTGGTGAAAGAGATTGAGACTGGGCCTAACGTCGCTAAATTCGCCGGAGTGGAGTTTTCGGCTCACTACACAAACAGAGGCATACAAGTAAATTATCAACCGCGTAGCGAGGCCTCTAAAGACGCCGCCTTAAACGCATTAAAGGCGAGGGGTCTGAAGGAGGGCATACACTTCACGGTGAAAGAGTACGGCGGTTACGAAATCCGCGTCGCGGACGAATTTTATGCCAAGGCGTTAGAGGCCCTTGCACATAGCGGGCTGAGGGAGGGAGAACACTACGCCGTTTACGGCAAAAGGCGCGAAATCCGCGTCAAGGCGGAGCAGAAAGACGCCGCTGTAAACGCCCTAAAGGCGGCAGGGCTGGAGGAGGGAAAGCACTTCGCGGCGAAGTGGAACGGACAGTACATAATCCGCATCACTTACGACGGCCTCCGTGAAATTCAGCGCATGGCGCTGAGCGGCGACGTGGAGGCTGAAAGGTTCATTAGGGGGCTGGAGGATGTGCTGAGGCGTAGATACGGCGATAATGCGGTGAAGAAGTTGATAGAGGTGTTGTCGCCAGCAAGGGAGGAGGGGACTCTAGACCTACCGCTGGCAGTTTACGACGAAAGGGGCAACGTAGTAGCCCGCGTTGTGGACTTGAGGTATGAATTCGTGAAAGGAAAACGGAAGGACAAGCAGCCCGCGGGCCAGCCGGTGAGCCACTGCGCCGGCGAGGACTGCCGCCTGCGCGTTGTCGTAGAATACGAATTGCCCAGCGGCGAGAGGAGACAGTTCAAAATGGAATGGTACTGGAAAAAGCAACAAAAAAAGAAGGGCAAAACAACAGCCACGTACTATCTCGAATCAGCGCGGCCGACGATCAAAGACGACGTAGAAGTCGCCGTAGTGAAGGCGCTGACAAAAAGGAAGGTAGAAAAGGGACAGGTATGGCTCCACGCAGACCAGCTAGAGGCCCTGCGCCGGTTTAAGGCGCTGAAAGACGCCATAGACCAGTGGAGGGCGGGAAAGCCGCAGAGCAAGTCCTCGCGAGACGCTGGGCGGAGCGATTAG
- the hisI gene encoding phosphoribosyl-AMP cyclohydrolase: MEARPLATPEEAWRIASSLRYRHIEGTVVAVVQDVETKEVLMVGHMDPIAVVLTLTTGLAHYYSTTRKRIWLKGETSGHYQIVKEFRSDCDGDAVVIKVVQIGAACHTGSRSCFESKYSLIKALKLSLRHG; encoded by the coding sequence GTGGAGGCGCGCCCGCTTGCCACTCCGGAGGAGGCTTGGAGAATTGCGTCATCTTTACGCTACCGCCACATAGAGGGGACTGTAGTGGCAGTGGTTCAAGACGTGGAGACTAAAGAGGTGTTAATGGTAGGGCACATGGACCCCATCGCCGTAGTTTTAACTCTCACAACGGGGCTGGCCCACTACTACTCCACAACGCGCAAAAGAATTTGGCTCAAAGGAGAGACTAGCGGGCACTACCAAATAGTAAAGGAGTTCAGGAGCGACTGCGACGGCGACGCCGTTGTGATAAAAGTGGTTCAAATAGGCGCGGCGTGTCACACGGGCTCTAGATCTTGTTTTGAGTCGAAATACTCTCTGATAAAGGCCCTTAAGTTATCTCTTCGCCACGGCTAG